The DNA sequence AGAATGTTGAAGATGAAAATCTGTTACCAATGGGAGAAGGCGAGATTTTAGAAATGgaagtaaataaaaagaattttgaaacaTAGGTGTCTCCAAGTgagtttaagttttatattgggTAAAAATGAGAGAGTGGAGTACCATAAGGATGAAAACCTATAAACTTATTGTTACTTGGTTAgactcaggtctcattgatATTGTTGTATCTTTCCAATAAAATCTTctcaataaaacatatataaaacatatatgtaGATTTTTTTAGATGAAATTGATGAGCTACTCTTCCAAATGAACACAAACAACTGAATTGAATTAAACCAACACTACAGTCTGCAGATGCAATTGCTTATCTTTGCCCATTCATCCATGTGATTGCTTCCTAACCACTCTTTATGGGTAACCTCCCATTTAAAACACTTTCTCCCCTTCATCAATGctatgtattattatatatgcctcctttttctttctataaTATCATTCTTCTTTTTCCCACAAACCTTATTTTTCCTATGTGTCTGTCTTATAATTACTTCATTTCTTGTGTAATGCTTATAGTACTGTTATTCAATACATTAgagtaataattaattttgtatactAAAATTATCAATATTGAAGTTTTATAATAGTTGATTAATTAGTTTAACTTGAAgtgcataaataaaataaagtgttGTTAGAATAGGAGTGGTACATATGTATCTGTCTGTGTGCCTATATAATAAAATCTGGAATGAGaggtagagagagagagagagaaagttttgTGAGACATCTTTTCTCTTCCTGAAAGGAACACAATGgattcttcttcatcatcatcaggAGCAAGTGTTAGTGAGCATGCGAAGGTTGTTCCAAAACAATGTGACATCTTCCATGCAGGAAAGTACTCTTCATCTCGCAGGACTCATTCCTCATCCTCATCTTCCTCCTTTGAATCATTCTATTTCCCCGAGGATCCACTTCTCAGTCCTGCATCTCCTCTTAGATTCTCGGGTGTTCCATTTTCTTGGGAACACTTGCCGGGAATTCCCAAGAAACAGAATTCCAAAAAGAAGCTGCAGGAGTCATCGTTGAAACTATTACCGTTGCCCCCACCGACCACCACACGCTCTTCCAAGAACCTCACTCATGAAGAAACAAGggtgaggaagaagaactcggtACAAAGTGTTTTCCAAAGGGATCCTTTCTTTGCTGCACTGGTGGAATGCTCAAAGGATGATGATAGTGGTGAAGAAACAAGTAGAAATTTGTGGAAGGTGCCAAGGAGTGTGAGTGATCGTTTTGGGTTCATTAACCTTTATGGTTCTTGCAAGAGAACTTGTGCTGTTTCTGAGTCTTTGGTGTACCTTCCAAGCTCAAGAAGAAGCACATGTGAAGAAGATGTTAGTCCCAGGTCCCTCTAAGCCTGTGAATTGTGATGATGCCTTGCTGTCAAAATGTGCTTGTGTTCATGTTGTTGTAAGAAAACCCAGAAAGAGGTATTTCTTTCcctcttttcttaattttttttttaaaccttGATCTTTGTTTTTAGCTTATAAAATATGGCATGCGAAGACAAGTGTGTCTTTGGAAACCCAACTTATTGTAATATGTTAATACAAGTATATAGGAAGTAGTGCTTTGCTTTGTCTCCTTCTGTTAATTCAGAGATCACTCATCActcatatttttcttaatcaCTGCCTTTTGTTTTTTGCGTACCAAACATATCTAAATCtctaaatacaaaatatacGCTCTCTGCAGTATTTCATGTGATAAAATCACATGATGACTGAAAATTACATGATCCCATGCGGAAACAATGTACTGGACCACACAGGAAAGAGACTGCCATATTATTCATTTGACTTTTGTGcacattttgtatttttaagtgtatatatatcgtatgtatatgtatgaatATGATTCCCAAAGATTTCAGAGATGGCTATAGTGGCTGCTGATGTTGATAACAGCTTGCACGTACGTAGTCTATCTGTACAAAACTACATCTTTAGTATACCCTAAACAAACATGTATAAGGCTTGGGATAGACTCAATCTAAATCATGCTCTATACTAATGAGTTGGCTGTAGAATTAGTAcacctttttaaatatttttacaaggTCATAATTACTGGTGAAAGAAATCATGACCATGACCACTCTGTGATCATATATATTCTGATTCCcagaatatattaaatttttctatatCTTCAATGGAACTTCACAAATTGAGTGTACCCTTTTATTGTTCTGCAGTGTAAgatatgtattaaaaaaaagactGCATCTTCCTACGaattttccctttttctcattTCAGGTTCTTAAGGTAATTTGGCTTGATATGGATCCTGAATTGTGTGCTTTTTTCATCACCTCACCTATAGTACTGCgctgaaacaaaaataaaaccttCACTGATTTGTTTTGTACATATCACAGTACAATCAATTTAAGTCCACATGCTCCGTTTGGTTTTAACATTTAGTGACACTTGCGTGTAGATTTTCAACAACCAAAAGTGAGCAAAATGTTTTTAGATTATATTATAATGGTACTTGTAGGTTTTAACGTGCATTTAATACCCAAAATTACACGTGTGGTACAGATATAAGAATGTGgagtaaaatgttttttttttcctaataaaCCAACCTACTCCTAGTTAATTAAGTTTACTATTGACTAAGTGGAGTTCAACTATTTGTAGAAACTAATTTATCTGATACAATACTCTACGTAACCTCTGTTACGGGGAAAAAGATATGGTATTTTAGAGGAAAAAGAAGAGACAAGAGTGGAAGCACCAATTGTGATGATTCAACTGCATCATAATTGATTTAGACAATCTTAGAGCTAAAGTAATGCAAATGGGTCCATCTGGTTTTCCCCCACATGGTTTCAATATATTCAATGCATTTGTTATGACAGATGTAATAGCTAGTTAAATACAGGATATTGATAGAAAATAACACCATTATGTTGATGTTTTAAGTGTGTGTGTTGGTTTAAAGGTCAAAGCCAAAAACCCCTTTTATCTTTATGTCATGTTTTACGGTAGTGGGTGTGCTGAAAGCTGAGAGTGTATAATGAGCAATAGCATTATTCTGCAAAGTGGTTATGCTGAAAAGAGCATTAAAAAAAGGAAGTGAAGTCAATGAGAGTGAGGTATGGTGTCACTCATGTacttcaaacaaaataaaaacaaatgtaaTGTACAGAAACTTGAAATTGGAAGAACTTTGTAGCAGATGGTAATGTTGATGGGAAGTACATGAACAGGTAGGTAACATTTTTGAACCAGTTTTTTTGATTGGATTACACATTAAATTGCTACTTTGATATTGAATAAAAGTTTGATGAGGTGTATACTGTTGTTATCCTCAAATGTGCAATCCAGAGATATATTTATGTACaggaaaataagtttttaaagtttgacaatttttttataatttaaaagaatattctTGGAatggttttttatttctttatattttaaaattaattaaaaaatatcatttatatatgttatgaaataaagttatgaaaatttaaTCGTTAAAATATCATTCTTATCATTTACATTAAACGCTTCAACTAATTTCAGTTACCATTTAAGTGGAAGTGGGCTACtctgaaaaacagaaaaatctGATGATTGTTAGTCATACCAACCATCATATTTCCTTCACACTTGGTTGTTAAAAATCAAGGTGATTTagaaatatctaataaaaatattaagatgaaataaaaagaactataaatatattatctttatttctTCGGAAAACTTAACATTAATTACATTAACATTAATATCATAttgaataaaagttttatttatttgtatttcttcAAATCCTGTACGTTCAGTCAACTGTAAATGTGTTCTTTCCAAGTAGttccaatattatttttaatgaaatttccttatttttttagtCCAAATTCCTCAAGTATTGAAACTTTATATAAtgaagtgtttttttttctcttctaaccgtttttttttttcttcatacaaATAGACTTTGTGACAAATCTCCAATCACACATATTTAATCCATTCTGTTTTAAGGAAGAAATTAATGTGGCTTAACACTGCATTATATAACATCGCTTTTGTTTTGCACAAAGACAACTTCTTTTAGAAATTTACGAATTAATTacattctctcattttttgaaattttacggaataaattttattaaaactactTTCTCATTTCCTTTAGGATATTTTATGTAGGTTCTACATATTACAATAATAACAACCCAGGCTGTTTTGTTTGTGACTTTTAATCATATGATATATTaccttaataataataatttatattaatttatatatagtacattattagttatttatattttaatgttaaaataaatcagtGTGATgaagaattcatttttttaaagctACATGaagatttttgtaaattaattctttaaacaattattttattgatgcgattctaattttaaaaatcacaataaattttaaaagtgtaCACTAGTTCTTACAAgctttttaatcaaatgaatTATATATCGTGTTGATGTCACATTTGATACTTATTCATATCATATGCCTTCTTGCAAGTGTTgcacattaaataatttttaaccatTTGGATATATTACTAATCATATAGGGTGTTAGATGATTCTGACCTAAGataagaaatttataaaaagttgaCCAAAAATTGAGAGTTGGTTTCAAGGCactaaatattagaaaataacaGGTCACCAACACATGGATGAAGATTCTCTACCATTTTAAAGAACTGCAAAAAATACacggaagaaaaaaaaaaattgagaaatttcataattttaaaataaatatttatttcgtTAATTGTTCCGTTCAATTGCTTGTCTCTctgaaagtaataaaaatgtatCGCAGTTGAATAATTTTGCAAACGCAATTGTTCTTGCTTGAAAATGATACTACCTTAAGAAAGATTTATACGTGTAGTTTGTTTTTCTTGCGAAAACAAACATGTgagtaggaaaaaaaaaacacaaaacaaaaccaGAAGAAGgttccaaaaataataaaaaacattttgaaaatattgaatattttgtgaATATGTGTGAAAGTTCATAATTCATGCTGGTCGGGGAACGTGGGAAAGTAGGAGAGACAGAATATCACAAATTTATTCTGTCAGATAAACAATTTCTCCTTCTTTCTTTTGGAACCCTATTTTCCATAACCCTCTTCATCTGCCACAACTCTATCATTGCTTCAAATTCCAACTATTACATATTCTAATTATTATGCAGTAGTACATATGGGCCACCTAGGTTATTACCTATAAATGCACAAATGATGGTTGAaacataataatgataatatggAAGatctgttttgtttttaatttggaAATGAGAATAATTTTGTAGTCCAATAACAGCTACATGATGATGCTCATGCTAATATGAAGTGATGAAGTTGCAAAAGTAGCTTCCCACACCGACAGAATTTGCACAAGTAAATATTAGGCTTATAGGACACTGTTTTTGCTTCATCTTCAAGACTCTTTAGGAGATCACCCCAAAACGTGGGTCTAATGCAACATGCGTGCTCAGACAACACTTCTTACCAATTATGTATCCATTGTTATCACTGCCTTCTaaatatcaaaaattaattttacaagttaaaaattattaaaattatttaggcGGAGAGTTTCACATCCATTGTAAATGAAACATAAGTTagttttttaaagataattaagCTTAAATGGTTACATCTTAAAGGAAGATAATATCAAAATGAGATTTTTATTTGTTAGATCTATTGTGTTGCTGTAccgaattattattaatatataatttttgactTAATTACTCGTTTAATATCATTTTGgtcgaaagttttgaattggtatttgtttaactttttgttttaattgtgttctaatttttataaaaaaaatattaatgacgtTAACAATATGTCATGTATCAATCAATATgtgattttctttatttttttaatctatagcaaaatatataagtatactTGTAATGTTTCAACCCATATACAAAAAGATATGtacattatttttcaatattaaatttttattaatatttaatctcaTGTTCaagatatatatgttttaatatgAGAGATGTATTGAAAATCTAATaccaactaaaaatatataataaataagtagtaagataaattttatcttataaatcaattttataaaaattaaattcaatttaaaatctatttatgAAGAATTAAGTCTTCTTCCCCTATCAAAATACATAGAGGGGTTACGTTTTTGGATCTGCTAAGTCTTCTTCCGGTGTCCCTGATCCTTCAACATCTGATCCTGAATTATTAGAAAAGTAGGAAAATAGAAGGTAACGTTTGTctctaagaaattaaaatatatttggccATTAGAAGacaaagatatataaaataagggTGGTCAAATGGTATCCAAGACTCAAAGTGCAATAAACATTAGACTACtgtttcttgtttatttatcttttgaGTTGCGTATAGTTTAAGGGTcctaatcttcaaattctaacaACAACTTATCTTCCCAATGCGTTGCAGGTTAACAAATAATGGTGTAAAAAATTCCACACTTCTTCCGTTTTACTTTACACCATGCTTTACAGacaaaattattcatattaattGTGGTTTATAAATCTAACAATGCAttgcatatttttttcacatgaatattttcttatattaaaaagtattcGAGTAAATAATTAGCTAAAATGATAAATGTTCTGTTAACAAGTAACACAATATCAAAACATTACTAACAATTATTTCTGAAAGAATAGGATTGACTTCCCAATGAAATTAATGCAAATTTTGTATCGGTTTTTCAATGCATGTCAAAGAGCATATAATCTTTTTTAACATATTCTGAAAACAGAGAATCAAAGAGAAAGACGCAAGATCTAATGATACATGATTTGCATGAAAGAGTGACAGGTATAATATAGTGTAATAAGTTTGACTCAACTaatgaaaagtataaaaaagaagaaaaaatgcaATTGGAAATTTTGATGCGATGAGCTAAGTGTGACGCAGACGTTAGTGTTGGAAGTGTTGGGTTGAATCCATTGACTGGGATTGTGCTGTCATCTTCTGTAGTAAAcaaaagatgatgatgatgagacaTCTTGTGTCTCAAGACATTACCCATATGCTGCACAAACACAAACGTTTTTGTTAAGGAATGTCACTGCATTTCTGTAAAATCAAATCTTATCtattcaatattttaagttCCTTTACTACCATTGCTTTTTATTACCATGCCAAGTGTCAGGTGCCAAGATTCTCCATCCTATACTTATATTATAACTGAGATAAATACTAATAACTATGAAGTGGTGTTCGATCtcttgtataaattaatttataacttattaaattaaaattcacttgttaaatgttaattatttctCTAAATATCTAATCGAGGAACTTGATATCTATAAGTGTGTTGTTCATGTATGTGATGAATTCTGCACTATTTTGGATTTTTATGGatgtattttattgtatttatcttaattatataaaaattgtgtGGATAATTACTGTaaacatagttttttttaaaaaaaatgtattgtatttattcattattttcataaaaataaccAACATGATGAATTTGATAAATCAGTGAAAAAAATATAGCATCTTTTAGGAACATAtgtttatataattcttttcataaacactttttaaaaataaaaatggaaagaaaaaaaattaagttctccataaattaaattaaagtaaattaactgttagaattagaaataaattaatttataaaagtttcatacaaaatttctctaaattcttattttaaatctatataaaaattcattttaacttCAAAATTCTGTTTCGAAAGCAGTtctttcaaacatattttaattcggttattataatttgaatat is a window from the Vigna unguiculata cultivar IT97K-499-35 chromosome 7, ASM411807v1, whole genome shotgun sequence genome containing:
- the LOC114190562 gene encoding uncharacterized protein LOC114190562; this translates as MDSSSSSSGASVSEHAKVVPKQCDIFHAGKYSSSRRTHSSSSSSSFESFYFPEDPLLSPASPLRFSGVPFSWEHLPGIPKKQNSKKKLQESSLKLLPLPPPTTTRSSKNLTHEETRVRKKNSVQSVFQRDPFFAALVECSKDDDSGEETSRNLWKVPRSVSDRFGFINLYGSCKRTCAVSESLVYLPSSRRSTCEEDVSPRSL